Proteins from a single region of Antechinus flavipes isolate AdamAnt ecotype Samford, QLD, Australia chromosome 2, AdamAnt_v2, whole genome shotgun sequence:
- the STAMBPL1 gene encoding AMSH-like protease, producing the protein MDQPLTVNSLKKLAAGPDHTDASLSPEERVRALSKLGCNITINEDITPRRYFRSGVEMERMASVYLEEGNLENAFVLYNKFITLFVEKLPTHRDYQQCAIPEKQDIMKKLKEIAFPRTDELKKDLLKKYNVEYQECLRSKNKYKADVLRKLEHQRLIEAEKQRIAQMRRQQLETEQFNFFEDQLRKQELARDQLRSQEAPALSEQTDGNALPCFGPHQNSHSLFSELAPKNDVPTYAGQSPPVNRALKPAATLSAVQNLVVEGLRCVLMPKDLCHRFLLLAESNTVRGIETCGILCGKLTHNEFTITHVIVPKQSAGPDYCDVANVEELFSVQDQHSLLTLGWIHTHPTQTAFLSSVDLHTHCSYQLMLPEAIAIVCSPKHNDTGIFRLTNAGMLEVSACKKKGFHPHTKDPRLFSTCKHVVGRDISITVLDLR; encoded by the exons ATGGACCAGCCTCTGACGGTGAATTCTCTG AAAAAGTTAGCTGCCGGGCCGGACCACACCGACGCGTCCCTGAGTCCGGAGGAACGTGTCCGGGCCCTGAGCAAGCTGGGCTGCAACATCACCATCAATGAAGACATCACCCCGCGCCGCTACTTCCGATCGGGGGTGGAGATGGAGCGAATGGCGTCCGTGTACCTGGAGGAGGGAAACTTGGAAAATGCCTTTGTCCTCTATAATAAGTTTATCAC CCTGTTTGTAGAAAAGCTGCCCACTCACCGCGACTACCAGCAGTGCGCAATCCCCGAGAAACAGGACATCATGAAG aaactgaaggagatTGCCTTTCCAAGGACAGATGAATTGAAGAAGgatcttttaaagaaatacaacGTAGAATACCAAGAATGCTTGCGGAGCAAA AACAAATACAAAGCAGATGTGCTCAGGAAGCTGGAGCACCAGCGGTTGATAGAGGCGGAGAAGCAGCGGATTGCGCAGATGCGGCGGCAACAGCTGGAGACCGAGCAGTTCAACTTCTTCGAGGACCAGCTCCGGAAGCAAGAGCTGGCCCGAGACCAGCTGCGCAGCCAGGAGGCCCCGGCGCTGTCCGAGCAGACTGACGGCAATGCTCTGCCTTGCTTCGGCCCCCACCAGAACAGCCACTCCCTCTTTTCCGAGCTAGCCCCTAAAAACGATGTGCCAACATATGCTGGCCAGTCGCCACCGGTGAACAGGGCGTTGAAACCAGCCGCCACGCTGAGCGCTGTCCAGA ACCTGGTGGTCGAGGGCCTGCGCTGTGTCCTGATGCCCAAGGATCTTTGTCACCGGTTCCTTCTCTTGGCTGAGTCAAACACAGTGAGGGGCATAGAAACCTGTGGAATTCTCTGTGGAAAACTG ACGCACAACGAGTTTACAATCACCCACGTCATCGTGCCCAAGCAGTCGGCCGGCCCGGACTACTGTGACGTGGCCAACGTGGAGGAGCTCTTCAGCGTCCAGGACCAGCACAGCCTCCTCACCCTGGGATGGATCCAT ACGCACCCCACGCAGACGGCCTTCCTGTCCAGCGTGGACCTCCACACGCACTGCTCCTACCAGCTCATGCTGCCCGAAGCCATCGCCATCGTCTGCTCGCCCAAACATAACGA CACGGGCATCTTCCGACTCACCAACGCCGGGATGCTGGAGGTGTCGGCCTGTAAGAAGAAGGGCTTCCATCCCCACACCAAGGACCCCAGGCTGTTCAGT ACGTGCAAGCACGTGGTGGGCCGAGACATAAGCATCACGGTGCTGGACCTGAGGTGA